From a region of the Phaseolus vulgaris cultivar G19833 chromosome 6, P. vulgaris v2.0, whole genome shotgun sequence genome:
- the LOC137832066 gene encoding E3 ubiquitin-protein ligase BOI-like, with the protein MAVDATYMNLLPSQLLTNREIIKSNQQQHHHQLNFDYIYNTQMDSPLPLPPAAMPESLLSLYQSSFCDPNKADSGLTYNLPLQRKRSRDFTSELTSLPPHHKNKISPQPSLLSQEILYQFQHQQSEIDRVLAQHTEKVRMELEGQKMRQSRILASAIQEAMAKKLKEKDEEIQRMGKLNWALQERVKNLSVENQIWRDLAQTNETTANYLRTNLEQVLAHAGEERAAVADDAQSSCGSNDAVEGCEDTAASGGGARLCRSCGARESVVLLLPCRHLCLCTMCGSTVRNCPICDSSMDASVHVNLS; encoded by the exons ATGGCAGTTGATGCTACTTACATGAATCTCTTGCCTTCTCAGTTACTCACCAACAG GGAAATCATCAAATCCAATCAGCAACAACATCATCATCAATTGAACTTTGATTACATCTACAATACCCAGATGGATTCACCTTTACCTCTTCCACCTGCAGCAATGCCTGAATCTCTCTTGTCCCTGTACCAATCCTCCTTCTGTGATCCAAACAAAGCAGACAGTGGTCTCACCTACAATCTCCCCCTCCAGAGAAAACGTTCAAGAGATTTCACCTCTGAATTAACCTCTCTCCCACCTCACCACAAGAACAAAATCTCTCCACAGCCTTCTCTTCTCAGCCAAGAGATTCTCTACCAGTTTCAGCATCAACAATCTGAAATTGACCGAGTCCTTGCACAACAT ACGGAAAAGGTGAGGATGGAATTGGAGGGACAAAAAATGAGGCAATCGAGGATTTTAGCGAGCGCAATTCAAGAAGCAATGGCGAAGAAGCTGAAGGAAAAGGACGAAGAGATTCAGAGAATGGGAAAGTTGAATTGGGCACTTCAAGAGAGAGTGAAAAATTTGTCCGTGGAGAATCAAATTTGGAGGGACCTTGCACAAACCAACGAAACCACTGCCAACTACCTACGAACCAATCTGGAGCAAGTTTTGGCGCACGCCGGAGAGGAACGCGCGGCCGTGGCGGACGACGCGCAGTCAAGCTGTGGGAGCAACGACGCCGTGGAGGGCTGCGAGGACACGGCGGCGTCGGGCGGTGGCGCGAGGCTGTGTAGGAGCTGCGGAGCGAGGGAGTCGGTGGTGCTGTTGTTACCATGCAGGCATCTTTGCCTCTGCACGATGTGTGGGTCCACTGTACGGAATTGCCCTATTTGTGACTCTAGCATGGATGCTAGTGTGCATGTCAATCTCTCTTAG
- the LOC137832065 gene encoding E3 ubiquitin-protein ligase RSL1, giving the protein MGDQGVLGANVGREEEEDEFCSCCGDEDEEAWKETEEAVVEGLKDELDEFSVKMFFKGLSMAGVEKSSSGFSGIGVVMERSPGLPAIRVQKKLDFCAEESVVDYLALLDGLLEAERKKIRRVYAFTDSESLHDQITFGGKMDMPLLMALRERILELANNFEDFVLKLIPSTDLEQPLHLAKVAIGLVTFPVNGERLLKNCSICCDDKPVLIMITLKCSHTFCSHCLRAYADGKVQSSQVPIRCPQPGCKYCISATECRSFLPFTSFESLEKALSQANIDHSDRIYCPFPNCSVLLDSHECLSATASSSSQSDNSCIECPVCKRFICVECKVPWHSSMSCVEFQNLPEEERDASDITLHRLAQNKRWKRCQQCHTMIELTQGCYHMSCWCGHQFCYSCGAEYREGQQTCQCAYWDENNSEDSVAHSLQESEQWAWETFNSLSMIVDAYSDQERSQLALIQRFLAGGFSLSDHNPYQSPPRCTDSYVDPMKDLHQLPWLERFVSVISDNYYEDYIQ; this is encoded by the exons ATGGGGGATCAGGGTGTTTTAGGTGCTAATGTTGGAAGagaggaggaggaagatgaGTTTTGCAGTTGTTGTGGAGATGAAGACGAGGAAGCGTGGAAAGAGACTGAGGAGGCTGTGGTGGAAGGGTTGAAGGACGAGCTTGATGAATTTTCGGTGAAAATGTTCTTCAAGGGGTTGTCAATGGCTGGGGTTGAAAAATCAAGTTCTGGGTTTTCTGGAATTGGAGTTGTCATGGAAAGGTCACCAGGGCTTCCTGCTATAAGGGTGCAGAAAAAACTTGACTTTTGTGCGGAGGAATCTGTGGTTGACTATTTGGCACTCTTGGATGGCTTGCTGGAAGCTGAGCGGAAAAAGATCCGCAGGGTTTATGCTTTTACAGATTCTGAGTCGTTGCATGATCAG ATAACATTTGGGGGAAAAATGGACATGCCTCTTTTGATGGCATTGAGAGAAAGGATTCTGGAACTTGCCAATAATTTTGAAGATTTCGTTTTAAAGCTTATACCCTCTACTGATCTTGAGCAGCCACTGCATTTGGCCAAAGTAGCTATTGGCCTTGTCACATTCCCCGTAAATGGTGAGAGATTGCTTAAGAACTGTTCTATTTGCTGTGATGACAAGCCAGTGCTAATTATGATTACCCTGAAATGTTCACACACATTCTGTTCACATTGCTTGAGGGCCTATGCTGATGGTAAAGTACAATCATCTCAAGTTCCTATAAGATGCCCTCAACCAGGGTGCAAGTATTGCATCTCTGCAACTGAGTGCCGGTCTTTTCTTCCATTCACCTCCTTTGAATCACTGGAGAAAGCCCTTTCCCAAGCAAATATTGACCATTCAGATAGAATTTATTGTCCATTTCCAAATTGTTCCGTTCTCCTTGATTCTCATGAATGCTTATCAGCTACTGCAAGTTCATCTAGTCAGTCTGACAATTCCTGTATCGAGTGTCCTGTTTGTAAGAGGTTTATCTGTGTGGAGTGTAAGGTTCCTTGGCATTCTTCTATGAGTTGTGTAGAATTCCAGAATCTGCCAGAGGAGGAGAGGGATGCTTCTGACATTACCTTGCACCGTCTTGCTCAAAATAAGAGGTGGAAGCGTTGTCAGCAATGTCATACAATGATTGAACTTACTCAAGGCTGTTACCACATGTCGTGCTG GTGTGGTCACCAGTTCTGCTACTCTTGTGGTGCGGAGTACCGAGAAGGGCAACAAACATGCCAGTGTGCATATTGGGATGAAAATAACTCAGAAGACTCAGTGGCACACTCTCTTCAAGAATCAGAACAATGGGCATGGGAGACATTCAACTCTCTCTCCATGATCGTGGATGCATACTCAGACCAGGAACGATCCCAGCTTGCGCTTATTCAGAGGTTTCTAGCCGGGGGTTTCAGTCTCAGTGACCACAATCCTTACCAGTCTCCTCCTCGCTGTACAGATTCCTATGTAGACCCCATGAAGGATCTGCATCAACTTCCATGGCTAGAGAGATTTGTGTCTGTCATAAGTGACAACTACTATGAAGATTACATTCAATGA
- the LOC137832064 gene encoding O-fucosyltransferase 23-like isoform X2, with the protein MALTHPTKFLIKCCLFFFLVGFTGHVLIDVSRVSFAFRISGLNGVQKGWKELETGSAEEIFIFGGNPLLQISCFSCYSLCINHQSSQIVGSFKIGSLPSNLFARLLHIDVDQFYVSNRTEVLEMEKGSGRRWTVERDLSQLKEHGKGSLDDHEVIRIVGKNPFLWHDHWPVKDYARIFECLDLTEEIAKEADRVVSRIRAVGGKIAGNTEAAEMQNSITSDGPSFKPLPYVAVHMRIEIDWMIHCKNLERRLNTNQICSSKKEIVERVRNIAGLKTPVVVYLAVADKLLNNSSILEGWEEGFLPFEKKKLGVDGIYKKYPYLIQSAIDYEVCLRADTFVGNSFSTFSSLIALERTQKMIRMNATNMCAENVRWPSYAYNIPGTSNGPMRWVTNMSESSLQAISYGTNHISC; encoded by the exons ATGGCTTTAACACACCCAACAAAATTCCTCATTAAATGCTGTTTGTTTTTCTTCCTCGTTGGTTTCACCGGACACGTTCTTATCGATGTGTCTCGTGTCTCCTTTGCTTTTCGCATTTCTGG ATTGAATGGTGTTCAAAAAGGCTGGAAAGAGCTGGAGACAGGCAGTGCAGAAGAG ATATTCATCTTTGGAGGGAATCCTCTGTTGCAAAtttcttgcttttcttgttaTTCCCTTTGTATCAATCATCAGTCGAGTCAGATAGTGGGGTCCTTCAAAATTGGATCTTTACCTTCGAATTTGTTCGCACGGCTTCTCCACATCGATGTTGATCAATTTT ATGTCTCGAATAGAACAGAAGTGCTGGAAATGGAAAAGGGAAGTGGCAGGAGGTGGACAGTGGAGAGAGATTTGTCACAATTGAAGGAGCATGGTAAGGGCTCTTTAGATGATCACGAGGTAATTCGGATTGTAGGGAAGAACCCTTTCTTGTGGCATGATCATTGGCCTGTGAAGGACTATGCAAGGATTTTTGAATGCTTGGATTTGACAGAAGAGATTGCTAAGGAAGCAGACAGAGTTGTGTCTAGGATTAGAGCTGTTGGAGGAAAGATAGCAGGCAACACTGAAGCAGCGGAAATGCAGAACAGTATCACCAGTGATGGACCTTCTTTTAAGCCCCTTCCGTATGTTGCTGTCCACATGAGGATAGAAATTGATTGGATGATTCACTGTAAAAATTTAGAGAGGCGATTGAACACGAATCAAATCTGCAGTAGCAAGAAAGAGATAGTGGAAAGAGTTAGGAACATTGCTGGTTTGAAGACTCCAGTTGTTGTTTATCTTGCTGTTGCTGATAAACTCCTCAACAATTCTTCCATACTTGAAGGTTGGGAAGAAGGGTTTCTTCCTTTTGAGAAGAAGAAACTTGGTGTTGATGGAATTTATAAGAAGTATCCGTATTTAATTCAGTCTGCAATCGACTATGAAGTGTGTTTAAGAGCTGATACCTTTGTGGGAAACAGTTTCTCCACATTTTCAAGTCTTATAGCTCTTGAAAGAACACAGAAGATGATCAGAATGAATGCCACCAACATGTGTGCAGAAAATGTTAGATGGCCTTCTTATGCTTACAACATACCAGGAACATCAAATGGTCCAATGAGATGGGTTACAAACATGTCAGAATCAAGTCTTCAAGCAATCAGCTATGGCACCAATCACATCTCTTGTTAA
- the LOC137832064 gene encoding O-fucosyltransferase 23-like isoform X1, which produces MEVLPKFLIGTMNSVTSKCMFLLVTVLILRALLFPSFLGFDGIEWSNLVYIRTPLLNFDFGIRQDKFLVVPQIVWGLNNQKIAFARACLTARMLNRTLLMPSLSASLFYKEIDLLQPISFDKIFQFDKFNTLCNGFVRLGRYSDVSNRTEVLEMEKGSGRRWTVERDLSQLKEHGKGSLDDHEVIRIVGKNPFLWHDHWPVKDYARIFECLDLTEEIAKEADRVVSRIRAVGGKIAGNTEAAEMQNSITSDGPSFKPLPYVAVHMRIEIDWMIHCKNLERRLNTNQICSSKKEIVERVRNIAGLKTPVVVYLAVADKLLNNSSILEGWEEGFLPFEKKKLGVDGIYKKYPYLIQSAIDYEVCLRADTFVGNSFSTFSSLIALERTQKMIRMNATNMCAENVRWPSYAYNIPGTSNGPMRWVTNMSESSLQAISYGTNHISC; this is translated from the coding sequence ATGGAAGTGTTGCCGAAGTTTTTGATCGGCACAATGAATTCAGTAACTAGCAAATGTATGTTTTTACTTGTTACTGTTTTGATTCTTAGAGCACTGTTGTTTCCATCCTTCCTTGGCTTTGACGGGATTGAATGGAGCAACCTTGTTTATATCCGCACTCCATTGTTGAATTTTGACTTTGGAATACGGCAAGATAAGTTTTTGGTGGTTCCCCAGATTGTATGGGGATTAAACAACCAGAAGATTGCGTTTGCAAGGGCCTGTCTTACTGCTAGAATGCTGAACAGAACATTGTTGATGCCAAGCCTTAGTGCCTCATTGTTTTACAAAGAAATTGATCTCTTGCAACCTATTTCCTTTGATAAGATTTTCCAATTTGATAAGTTTAATACCCTTTGCAATGGTTTTGTCCGGTTGGGGCGCTATTCAGATGTCTCGAATAGAACAGAAGTGCTGGAAATGGAAAAGGGAAGTGGCAGGAGGTGGACAGTGGAGAGAGATTTGTCACAATTGAAGGAGCATGGTAAGGGCTCTTTAGATGATCACGAGGTAATTCGGATTGTAGGGAAGAACCCTTTCTTGTGGCATGATCATTGGCCTGTGAAGGACTATGCAAGGATTTTTGAATGCTTGGATTTGACAGAAGAGATTGCTAAGGAAGCAGACAGAGTTGTGTCTAGGATTAGAGCTGTTGGAGGAAAGATAGCAGGCAACACTGAAGCAGCGGAAATGCAGAACAGTATCACCAGTGATGGACCTTCTTTTAAGCCCCTTCCGTATGTTGCTGTCCACATGAGGATAGAAATTGATTGGATGATTCACTGTAAAAATTTAGAGAGGCGATTGAACACGAATCAAATCTGCAGTAGCAAGAAAGAGATAGTGGAAAGAGTTAGGAACATTGCTGGTTTGAAGACTCCAGTTGTTGTTTATCTTGCTGTTGCTGATAAACTCCTCAACAATTCTTCCATACTTGAAGGTTGGGAAGAAGGGTTTCTTCCTTTTGAGAAGAAGAAACTTGGTGTTGATGGAATTTATAAGAAGTATCCGTATTTAATTCAGTCTGCAATCGACTATGAAGTGTGTTTAAGAGCTGATACCTTTGTGGGAAACAGTTTCTCCACATTTTCAAGTCTTATAGCTCTTGAAAGAACACAGAAGATGATCAGAATGAATGCCACCAACATGTGTGCAGAAAATGTTAGATGGCCTTCTTATGCTTACAACATACCAGGAACATCAAATGGTCCAATGAGATGGGTTACAAACATGTCAGAATCAAGTCTTCAAGCAATCAGCTATGGCACCAATCACATCTCTTGTTAA